One window of the Candidatus Cloacimonadota bacterium genome contains the following:
- a CDS encoding SPOR domain-containing protein: protein MKTYLFLLLFFIGFSLFADENPEEIFLQAKSKIKEKDFMNTFEYLAENYTDHFYGQLSLLELAKVELLERNYENALSFLKRIHHSEIVDKEFWMAKAYLKNNENDNAIIAAQNFIFGSDDFNMIEEAYFIIAEAYLNDKIFQRALNTLESLRTSKYIKNHIPLLHYKLGFCYEQMGQYENALRSYKKLKMDFPYDQYSYLAEDKINNLTRKNKIEIDLKNIEPINSKVKQEKNTETNSIELKTYLQAGAFSLEKNARNHSVTINELGLPAKIFSKVKNGKTLYIVAAGPFAGKKELQTAKKMLTENNITSFEIKR from the coding sequence ATGAAAACTTATTTATTTCTACTATTATTTTTTATCGGTTTCTCTCTTTTTGCTGATGAAAATCCGGAAGAGATTTTCTTACAGGCAAAATCAAAAATCAAGGAAAAAGATTTTATGAACACATTCGAATATCTGGCGGAAAATTACACCGATCATTTTTATGGGCAACTTTCATTGTTGGAACTGGCAAAAGTCGAATTATTAGAGAGGAATTACGAAAATGCTCTGTCTTTTCTGAAGAGGATCCATCATTCGGAAATCGTGGATAAGGAATTCTGGATGGCAAAAGCATACCTGAAAAATAATGAGAATGATAATGCAATTATCGCTGCCCAGAATTTTATCTTCGGATCGGATGATTTCAATATGATTGAAGAAGCATATTTTATAATTGCAGAAGCCTATCTGAATGATAAAATCTTCCAGCGTGCTTTGAATACTCTCGAATCCCTAAGAACTTCCAAATATATTAAAAATCACATCCCGCTTTTACACTACAAACTTGGTTTTTGTTATGAACAAATGGGTCAATACGAAAATGCATTGCGTTCATATAAAAAATTGAAGATGGATTTCCCTTACGATCAATACAGTTATCTGGCAGAAGACAAGATCAATAATCTCACCAGAAAAAATAAGATCGAAATTGATTTGAAAAATATTGAACCAATCAATTCCAAAGTAAAGCAGGAAAAGAACACTGAAACCAATTCCATTGAATTAAAGACATATTTACAGGCAGGAGCATTCAGCTTGGAAAAAAATGCCAGAAATCATTCGGTAACGATAAATGAACTTGGATTACCTGCAAAAATTTTTTCTAAAGTAAAAAATGGAAAAACTTTATATATTGTTGCTGCCGGACCGTTTGCTGGTAAGAAAGAATTGCAGACGGCGAAGAAAATGCTGACAGAAAACAATATAACCTCTTTTGAAATAAAGAGATAA
- the mutS gene encoding DNA mismatch repair protein MutS — protein MLKQFMDIKNQHPDKLLLFRMGDFYETFFDDARTASKILGITLTTRDKNAKNPVPLAGFPYHALDNYLDKLVKSGLKIVICEQIEDPKLAKGLVKRDVVDIITPGSIIDGKFIDKIENNFLAAICKTEKDKKIGFSVIDVSTADFLFTEINEEQLKNEIMRLKPSEIIVENEKIETELKNLNLELEPTFTIFESWYFDREEAERLLKNHFNVSTLEGFGATNKPLGITAAGVALAYIRSLKNENLKHIYQLRYYFLEDFLQLDEVSRRNLELTKSMRFQTRFGTLISILDKTQTPMGARKLTDWMLNPLIDKQKIEDRLSAVESFKDNIPYTNDLRTLLDTIGDLSRLISKVGTLRVNPRDLIALKNYLSVAPLLLEILNEFDNDFIRFWQEKIGDYSKIIQTIENSIIENPPLLITDGNIIKDGYNEYLDELREISKSGKGWIAKLEQYERKKTGIPNLKVNYNRVFGYYIEVTNSHKNKVPEYYIPKQTLVNSERFISPQLKEYESKVLGAEERIKNLEYELFQKIREQLFQKVELMQHFVDVVANLDVLSNLAFIAYQNNYKKPSFNEEGIVKIRECRHPVIEKLLENEEFIPNNVDLDDKENKIALITGPNMAGKSTYLRQIGLIAIMAQMGSFVPAESADLPIFDKIFTRVGASDNLAMGQSTFLVEMIETANILNTATPKSLILLDEIGRGTSTFDGLSLAWSIVEHIHNNPKISAKTLFATHYHELTELENILPGVKNFNIAVKEWNDKIIFIRKIERGSADQSYGIQVARLAGIPKKVIKRAKEILSNLEEHELSPQGLTAKAKKQLFRESGQLDIFDAIIDKAEKKNEILEEIKKLDIENLTPMQAIQKLFELQEKL, from the coding sequence ATGTTAAAACAGTTCATGGATATCAAGAACCAGCATCCTGACAAGTTGCTGCTGTTCCGGATGGGTGATTTTTATGAAACTTTTTTTGATGATGCCAGAACTGCGTCTAAAATTCTGGGAATTACTCTTACAACTCGCGATAAAAACGCGAAAAATCCGGTTCCACTAGCTGGATTTCCCTATCACGCTCTTGATAATTATCTCGATAAATTAGTAAAAAGCGGATTGAAAATAGTTATCTGCGAACAGATCGAAGATCCTAAACTGGCAAAAGGTCTGGTCAAAAGAGATGTGGTCGATATCATCACTCCGGGTTCGATCATCGATGGGAAATTTATCGATAAGATCGAGAATAATTTCCTGGCAGCAATTTGCAAAACCGAGAAAGATAAAAAAATCGGATTTTCCGTGATCGATGTTTCTACCGCTGATTTCCTCTTTACTGAAATTAATGAAGAACAACTCAAAAATGAAATTATGAGATTGAAACCTTCGGAAATTATCGTGGAGAACGAGAAAATTGAAACAGAACTGAAAAACCTGAATCTCGAACTTGAACCGACCTTCACTATTTTTGAAAGTTGGTATTTTGACCGTGAAGAAGCAGAACGGCTCTTGAAAAATCACTTTAATGTCTCAACTTTGGAAGGTTTTGGAGCAACTAATAAACCTCTCGGAATCACCGCTGCCGGAGTTGCTCTTGCGTATATTCGCTCTTTAAAAAATGAAAATCTGAAACACATTTATCAACTTCGTTATTATTTTCTGGAAGATTTTCTGCAACTCGATGAAGTTTCCCGTCGCAACCTGGAATTGACAAAATCCATGCGTTTCCAGACTCGTTTCGGTACTCTGATCTCGATCTTGGACAAAACTCAAACTCCGATGGGAGCAAGAAAACTGACAGATTGGATGCTGAATCCATTGATCGATAAACAAAAGATCGAAGATCGGTTATCTGCTGTCGAATCTTTTAAAGATAATATTCCATACACGAATGACTTGCGAACACTTCTCGATACAATTGGTGATTTGAGCAGGTTGATCAGTAAGGTTGGAACTCTGCGAGTCAATCCCCGCGATCTGATCGCTTTGAAAAATTACCTGTCGGTTGCACCTTTATTATTAGAAATCCTGAATGAATTCGATAATGATTTCATCAGATTCTGGCAGGAAAAAATCGGAGATTACTCCAAAATAATTCAGACAATTGAAAATTCCATTATTGAAAATCCTCCTCTCCTGATTACCGATGGAAATATCATCAAAGACGGTTATAATGAATATCTCGATGAATTAAGAGAGATCAGTAAAAGCGGAAAAGGCTGGATCGCAAAACTTGAGCAATACGAACGCAAAAAAACCGGTATTCCAAACCTGAAAGTCAATTATAATCGCGTATTTGGATATTATATTGAGGTTACAAATTCTCATAAAAATAAAGTACCTGAATATTATATTCCAAAACAAACACTGGTCAATTCAGAGCGTTTCATCAGCCCTCAACTGAAGGAATACGAATCAAAAGTTCTGGGAGCGGAAGAACGGATAAAAAATCTGGAGTATGAACTTTTCCAGAAAATCAGGGAACAACTTTTCCAAAAAGTAGAATTGATGCAGCATTTTGTGGATGTTGTCGCTAATCTCGATGTGCTTTCCAATCTGGCTTTTATTGCCTATCAGAATAATTATAAGAAACCTTCTTTTAACGAGGAAGGAATTGTAAAGATAAGAGAATGTCGGCATCCGGTTATTGAGAAATTATTGGAAAATGAAGAATTCATTCCCAATAATGTTGACCTTGATGACAAAGAAAACAAGATTGCTTTAATCACCGGACCGAATATGGCAGGAAAATCGACTTATCTGCGGCAGATTGGTTTGATCGCGATTATGGCTCAAATGGGAAGTTTCGTGCCAGCCGAATCTGCTGATCTTCCCATCTTCGATAAAATTTTTACACGAGTTGGAGCATCCGATAATCTGGCAATGGGACAAAGCACTTTCCTCGTGGAAATGATCGAAACTGCCAATATTCTAAATACAGCAACACCAAAATCTCTTATACTTCTCGACGAAATTGGGAGAGGAACAAGCACTTTTGATGGATTGAGTCTCGCCTGGTCTATTGTCGAGCATATTCATAATAATCCGAAAATTTCTGCGAAAACTTTGTTTGCTACTCATTATCACGAACTGACAGAACTGGAAAATATCCTGCCTGGAGTTAAGAATTTTAATATTGCCGTGAAAGAATGGAATGACAAGATCATCTTTATCAGGAAGATCGAACGGGGAAGTGCTGACCAGAGCTATGGAATTCAAGTGGCAAGACTTGCTGGAATTCCTAAAAAAGTGATCAAACGGGCAAAAGAGATTTTATCCAATCTCGAAGAACATGAATTAAGTCCTCAAGGCTTAACTGCTAAGGCAAAAAAGCAGCTATTTCGAGAATCCGGGCAGCTCGATATTTTCGATGCCATCATCGATAAAGCAGAAAAGAAAAACGAGATTTTAGAGGAAATTAAAAAACTCGACATAGAGAACTTGACTCCCATGCAGGCGATTCAGAAATTGTTTGAGTTGCAGGAGAAATTGTAG
- a CDS encoding transcriptional regulator, with amino-acid sequence MKPESQTCEYKEKLNEGIFKTISAFANTKGGEIIVGISKREEIKGISITNLEFEDFTNRVIKLLGIHPEMRMSDIDDKTILKINVRKSNQPISFQGKYYIRIASTTRLMKDDELREFFIKGSNWDSYTEDYSYDEIDEETIRKFVRLAINNGRLSSASEWENPKDILEKLKLSDSDKITNAAIILFGKNPQKHFVNVVVRIGRFKDQASIISDRKIGGNLFKIAEESENTIKQFINVRYEIKDSFQRKEIWDYPLPAIREALFNAIIHRDYFKSNIQIQIKVFDNFIWFYNPGILPEELTVEKLHGIHPSIARNPLIMNVFYLAGFVEEYGSGFERIKNAFKEQELPDPLISTDDSGFILQFNKRIELPDIRNLNERQKKTVGYLKKEGRISTKIYQKINETSTRTSIRDLNDLIDKGFLIRIGDGKSVYYILKK; translated from the coding sequence ATGAAACCAGAATCCCAAACATGTGAATATAAAGAAAAACTCAACGAAGGAATCTTTAAAACAATTTCTGCTTTTGCTAATACAAAAGGTGGAGAAATAATTGTTGGAATATCAAAAAGGGAGGAAATCAAAGGTATTAGCATCACGAACCTGGAATTCGAGGATTTCACAAATCGAGTCATTAAATTGTTAGGAATTCATCCTGAAATGAGAATGTCAGATATTGATGATAAAACAATTCTGAAGATCAATGTCAGGAAATCCAATCAGCCAATCTCATTTCAAGGAAAATATTACATCCGGATTGCAAGTACTACCAGGTTGATGAAAGATGATGAATTGCGGGAATTCTTCATTAAAGGTTCGAATTGGGACAGTTACACTGAAGACTATTCATATGATGAAATTGATGAAGAAACGATCAGGAAATTTGTGCGATTAGCGATCAATAACGGCAGGTTGAGTTCCGCCAGCGAATGGGAAAATCCTAAAGACATTCTCGAAAAATTGAAATTAAGCGATTCCGATAAGATCACAAATGCGGCAATTATTTTGTTCGGGAAAAATCCCCAAAAACATTTCGTCAATGTGGTTGTTCGGATCGGTCGTTTTAAAGACCAAGCATCCATTATCAGTGATAGAAAGATTGGGGGAAATCTATTTAAAATTGCAGAAGAATCTGAAAATACGATCAAGCAATTCATCAATGTAAGATATGAAATCAAGGATTCGTTCCAAAGAAAAGAAATCTGGGATTACCCGTTGCCTGCGATCAGGGAAGCATTGTTTAATGCAATCATTCACCGGGATTATTTCAAATCCAATATTCAAATTCAGATCAAGGTCTTCGATAATTTCATCTGGTTTTACAATCCCGGGATTCTACCGGAAGAATTGACCGTCGAGAAACTGCATGGGATTCATCCTTCCATTGCCAGAAATCCTTTGATCATGAATGTTTTCTACCTGGCAGGTTTTGTGGAAGAATACGGTTCCGGATTCGAACGCATCAAAAATGCCTTCAAAGAGCAGGAATTACCTGATCCTTTGATCTCAACTGACGATTCCGGTTTTATCCTGCAGTTTAATAAAAGGATAGAACTACCTGATATAAGGAACTTGAATGAAAGGCAAAAGAAAACAGTCGGATATCTAAAAAAAGAAGGACGAATATCAACTAAAATTTATCAAAAAATTAACGAAACATCTACTCGAACTTCAATCAG